One Flavobacterium sp. 90 DNA segment encodes these proteins:
- a CDS encoding nuclear transport factor 2 family protein — MNIPVTNNEVENLSEIFQKINLYYQGVENSDLELLEKVFHEEWKMLDNNVLNESNIRVESKIDFLNRLKNIGSIKDYSADREIITVDILKDKLSVVRVDKMPNMHVSIFFMIKFGEEWLILDKVWVKEIVPNFNNCNDYNLVEQVIASYFKQIQHNDKEGLKSILDENWELKSIFLTDRVELKKKFEFLQNIDTKAGYNNRLVSIDVFHDSLSIVKLDNNTDGFVSYLTLFKVSGEWKIANERKVFVN, encoded by the coding sequence ATGAATATACCTGTAACTAATAATGAAGTGGAGAATTTGTCTGAAATTTTCCAGAAAATAAATTTATACTATCAAGGTGTTGAAAATTCGGACTTAGAACTACTTGAAAAAGTATTCCATGAAGAATGGAAAATGCTTGACAATAATGTTTTGAACGAAAGCAATATACGAGTTGAGAGTAAAATTGATTTTTTGAACAGATTAAAAAATATTGGTTCTATTAAAGATTATTCAGCAGATAGAGAAATTATTACTGTTGATATACTAAAAGATAAACTTTCAGTAGTAAGAGTTGATAAAATGCCAAATATGCACGTGTCAATTTTTTTTATGATAAAGTTTGGTGAAGAATGGTTGATATTGGATAAAGTTTGGGTAAAAGAAATAGTACCGAATTTCAATAATTGTAATGATTATAACTTAGTTGAACAAGTCATAGCATCTTATTTTAAACAAATTCAACATAATGATAAAGAAGGTTTAAAAAGTATTCTTGATGAGAATTGGGAGTTAAAAAGTATATTCCTTACCGATAGAGTAGAGTTAAAAAAGAAATTTGAGTTTTTACAAAATATAGACACAAAAGCGGGATATAACAATAGATTGGTGTCAATTGATGTTTTTCATGATTCTTTGTCAATAGTTAAACTTGACAACAATACGGATGGATTTGTTTCCTATTTAACTTTATTCAAAGTGTCTGGTGAATGGAAAATAGCTAATGAAAGAAAAGTTTTTGTTAACTAA
- a CDS encoding thioesterase domain-containing protein — MKIISFSFAGGSKYAFQKFTSKTNDLIVIEYPGRGIRIHEDLIYDIELFIEDLLNKVKNEILTNEKYIIYGHSMGALVGYLICQKIEEVGLKKPLKLVVSGKKMPSIEREVKLSHLPDKELWQEVIKLGGIPDELLNYPELIDFYTPILKADFAAIENYEYVKKEKLTIPIDVFYGSEEARKEEMQGWKDETIENVTITELEGNHFFIFDHVDFFINYFNNLTKNLIYQ; from the coding sequence ATGAAAATAATATCCTTTTCTTTCGCTGGTGGGAGTAAATACGCTTTTCAAAAATTCACAAGTAAAACTAATGATCTAATAGTGATTGAGTATCCAGGTAGAGGTATAAGAATACATGAAGATTTAATCTATGATATTGAATTATTTATAGAAGATTTACTCAATAAAGTTAAAAATGAAATACTCACTAATGAAAAATACATCATCTATGGTCACAGTATGGGGGCTTTAGTAGGCTATTTAATCTGTCAAAAGATAGAAGAAGTGGGATTGAAAAAACCATTAAAATTAGTGGTTAGTGGCAAGAAAATGCCTTCCATAGAAAGAGAAGTGAAACTCTCTCATTTGCCAGATAAAGAATTGTGGCAAGAAGTTATAAAACTAGGAGGGATTCCCGATGAATTATTAAACTATCCTGAGTTAATCGATTTTTACACTCCTATTCTAAAAGCAGATTTTGCAGCTATTGAGAATTATGAATATGTAAAAAAAGAAAAACTAACAATACCAATTGATGTTTTCTATGGTTCAGAAGAAGCTAGAAAAGAAGAAATGCAAGGTTGGAAAGACGAAACAATAGAAAATGTTACCATAACTGAATTAGAAGGCAATCATTTTTTTATTTTCGATCATGTAGATTTTTTTATAAACTATTTTAACAATTTGACTAAGAATCTAATTTATCAATAA
- a CDS encoding cyclic peptide export ABC transporter → MFKISINNIIYLILYSIPNTILSFGIVYIINNVISGEKDFLTDYMGIVFGLIVFNTYLLNIIFQKKINKYSFEILYENEKKIFDKILKTPLITIEKLGSQRFYTAIEDLRMFSSFPEVITHSINSLLMLLLCMLYLFTLSISGALIIIALIVLIAVIYFFVISSMSQKVGTLRKYNEHYYKYVDDVIKGFKAFKLSTHRRENLMDNHLFLNRENAKKMDFNINFVFLSINLISQYGLYLVIGIILFLLPEIGLLKREDVISYVVILLFISGPINNLINMQNIYTRLTVANTRIKKFMTDFDTTEIITSIQNSTPEIFNSLEFNNVSFNYENDSKEQTFALGPVNISIEKGETIFIIGGNGSGKSTFINILTGLYKPSDGEIVLNKEIINNDDSVQNLIAAVFTDNHIFSHNYDDYSLKQNADYQELLKVMELDKIIVDDKEESARRPFSKGQGKRMSMIFALLENKPILVLDEWAADQDPYFRKYFYEVLIPKLKKEGKTIIAVTHDDAYFKHADRIIKFDYGQIVKDLKIEKELLTVENLW, encoded by the coding sequence ATGTTTAAAATATCTATTAACAATATTATTTACCTTATTCTATATTCTATACCAAACACTATTCTTAGCTTCGGAATTGTATACATCATTAACAATGTAATTTCTGGAGAGAAAGATTTCTTAACAGATTATATGGGAATCGTTTTTGGTTTAATTGTATTTAATACTTATCTGTTAAATATAATATTTCAAAAAAAAATAAATAAATATTCTTTTGAAATATTATATGAAAATGAAAAAAAAATATTTGATAAAATATTAAAAACACCATTGATTACTATTGAAAAACTTGGATCCCAACGATTTTATACAGCAATCGAGGATTTGAGAATGTTTTCCTCTTTTCCAGAAGTTATTACTCATTCTATTAATTCTTTATTGATGTTGTTGCTTTGCATGCTGTATTTGTTTACTTTATCTATATCAGGCGCTTTGATTATTATTGCGTTAATTGTGTTAATAGCGGTTATCTATTTTTTTGTAATCAGTTCAATGTCTCAAAAAGTAGGTACTCTTAGAAAATATAATGAGCATTACTACAAATATGTAGATGACGTAATAAAGGGGTTTAAAGCCTTCAAGTTAAGCACTCATAGAAGAGAAAATCTAATGGATAATCATTTATTTCTTAACAGGGAAAATGCAAAAAAAATGGATTTCAATATAAACTTTGTGTTTTTATCTATTAACCTGATAAGTCAGTATGGATTGTATTTAGTTATTGGAATAATTCTTTTTTTGTTGCCGGAAATTGGATTACTTAAAAGAGAAGATGTTATTTCTTATGTCGTCATCTTATTGTTTATTTCGGGGCCCATTAATAATCTGATCAATATGCAGAATATTTACACAAGGTTAACGGTTGCCAATACCAGAATCAAGAAATTTATGACTGATTTTGATACTACCGAAATAATTACTTCAATTCAAAATTCAACTCCTGAAATATTTAATTCTTTAGAATTTAACAATGTAAGTTTCAATTATGAAAATGATTCAAAGGAACAAACTTTTGCTTTAGGACCGGTAAATATTTCAATAGAAAAGGGAGAAACAATATTCATTATTGGAGGAAATGGAAGCGGGAAAAGTACATTTATTAATATTCTAACAGGCTTGTATAAACCATCTGATGGTGAGATAGTTTTAAATAAGGAAATTATCAATAATGATGATTCTGTCCAAAATTTAATAGCTGCAGTTTTTACAGATAACCATATATTTTCTCATAATTATGACGACTATTCATTAAAGCAAAATGCTGATTATCAGGAGTTGTTAAAAGTAATGGAATTGGATAAAATCATTGTCGATGATAAAGAAGAGTCTGCAAGACGACCTTTTTCTAAAGGACAAGGAAAGAGAATGTCGATGATTTTTGCCCTTTTAGAAAACAAACCTATTTTAGTTTTAGATGAGTGGGCTGCAGATCAGGATCCATACTTTAGAAAATATTTCTATGAAGTTTTAATTCCTAAATTAAAAAAAGAAGGAAAAACAATTATAGCGGTTACCCATGATGATGCTTATTTTAAACATGCTGATAGAATAATTAAATTTGATTATGGTCAAATTGTAAAAGATCTCAAAATAGAAAAGGAGCTTTTGACTGTAGAAAACCTATGGTAA
- a CDS encoding MSMEG_0569 family flavin-dependent oxidoreductase — MNHYSVIIVGGGQAGLSLSYYLKKNAINHLILDRGEIGNSWVQDRWDNFCLVTPNWQCRLPGYHYNGNDADGFMVKDEMINYIKGYANTFNPPFEGNVNVTKVYKEKLGDIFYLETSNGKYSADIVVSAIGGYHTPNIPQNFSKGFNKSIVQINSIDYKNAQLLPEGNVLVIGTGQSGVQIAQDLHMSGKKVFLSVGSAPRAPRRHRGKDIVYWLELMGHYNKPVGEQENPDELRRKPNNYLTGRDGGQDVDLRKFAMEGMKLHGRISSIDNGIISFQNDLKQNLDNADLAYERIQKTLDEYIDSNNIKAPKYDRYNQLWEPTENNETALDYNEAGITSVIWCTGFKLDFKWIDFPHLFNSDDYPTHDRGVTDEQGLYFLGLPWLYTYGSGGLSFVGQDAEYISNHIIKHLY; from the coding sequence ATGAATCACTATTCTGTAATTATAGTTGGCGGTGGTCAAGCTGGATTGTCATTAAGTTATTATTTGAAGAAAAATGCTATAAATCATTTGATATTAGATCGTGGTGAAATTGGGAATTCGTGGGTACAAGACAGATGGGATAATTTTTGTTTAGTTACACCAAATTGGCAATGCAGACTACCTGGTTATCATTATAATGGCAATGATGCAGATGGATTTATGGTAAAAGATGAAATGATTAATTATATTAAGGGGTATGCTAATACTTTTAATCCTCCTTTTGAAGGAAACGTAAATGTCACAAAAGTATACAAAGAGAAATTAGGAGATATTTTCTATCTAGAAACTTCAAATGGAAAATATTCAGCAGATATTGTTGTAAGCGCTATAGGAGGGTATCATACTCCAAATATCCCACAGAATTTTAGTAAAGGCTTTAATAAATCTATAGTTCAAATTAATTCTATTGATTACAAAAACGCTCAACTTCTTCCGGAAGGAAATGTACTTGTTATAGGCACTGGTCAATCAGGAGTCCAGATTGCTCAAGACTTACACATGTCTGGCAAAAAAGTATTTTTGAGCGTAGGTTCGGCTCCAAGGGCTCCTCGTAGGCACCGAGGAAAGGATATTGTATATTGGTTAGAGTTGATGGGGCATTATAATAAACCCGTTGGAGAACAAGAAAATCCTGATGAATTAAGAAGAAAACCTAACAATTACCTTACTGGAAGAGATGGAGGGCAGGATGTCGATTTAAGAAAATTTGCTATGGAGGGTATGAAGTTACATGGGAGGATTTCTAGCATAGATAATGGCATTATTTCATTCCAAAACGATTTAAAGCAAAACTTAGATAATGCAGATCTTGCTTATGAACGTATACAAAAAACATTAGACGAATATATAGATAGTAATAATATTAAGGCTCCTAAATATGATAGATATAACCAGCTATGGGAACCAACAGAAAATAACGAAACGGCATTAGATTATAATGAAGCAGGAATTACGTCGGTAATCTGGTGCACTGGTTTTAAGTTAGATTTTAAATGGATTGATTTTCCTCATTTATTTAATAGTGATGATTATCCAACTCATGATCGTGGAGTGACCGATGAACAAGGATTATATTTTTTAGGATTACCTTGGTTATATACGTATGGTTCAGGTGGGTTATCTTTTGTAGGGCAGGATGCAGAATATATTAGTAATCATATTATAAAACATTTATATTAG
- a CDS encoding phytanoyl-CoA dioxygenase family protein — MKLSKEQIEIFEEKGFLLIENYFSDKEIECLINDIPATIKENSPTVVKESNGGIRTIFAPERESDVFKKVAKINKIVEPMKQLIGNGVYLYQSKINVKEGLLGEWWQWHQDYYYWKREDNIPTSNIINFSIFLDDVDEFNGPMFIVPNTHKEEVNMVPNDKMFLDSKNSLLSTEMQHVIKKQTLKKLINSKGGIFNAKGKAGTVLIFHGNILHASNANLSPFDRKVLFLTYNDVNNTSTDSSNPRPSYIVNHDSSPIETISDHELFELI; from the coding sequence GTTTTCTATTGATTGAAAATTATTTTTCTGATAAAGAAATTGAATGTTTAATAAATGACATTCCTGCTACAATTAAAGAAAATTCTCCTACAGTTGTAAAAGAAAGTAATGGAGGAATCAGGACTATTTTTGCGCCAGAACGAGAAAGTGATGTGTTTAAAAAAGTTGCAAAAATCAATAAAATTGTTGAGCCTATGAAACAATTAATAGGCAACGGTGTTTATTTATACCAAAGTAAAATTAATGTTAAAGAAGGTCTTTTAGGTGAATGGTGGCAATGGCATCAAGATTATTATTATTGGAAAAGAGAAGATAATATTCCTACATCTAACATAATAAATTTCTCCATTTTTTTAGATGATGTAGATGAATTTAATGGGCCTATGTTTATCGTGCCTAATACTCACAAAGAGGAAGTTAATATGGTGCCAAATGACAAAATGTTTTTGGATAGTAAGAATTCTCTATTGTCTACAGAAATGCAGCATGTGATAAAAAAACAAACATTAAAAAAATTAATTAACAGTAAAGGAGGTATTTTTAATGCTAAAGGTAAGGCTGGTACTGTATTAATATTTCATGGTAATATATTACACGCCTCTAATGCGAATTTATCGCCTTTTGATAGAAAAGTGTTATTCTTGACATATAATGATGTAAACAATACATCTACCGATAGTTCAAATCCAAGACCTAGTTATATAGTTAATCATGATTCTAGTCCTATTGAAACGATTTCAGATCACGAATTATTTGAATTAATATAG
- a CDS encoding 2-isopropylmalate synthase: protein MTDRIYIFDTTLRDAEQTPGCQLSSNEKVLVAEQLEMLGVDIIEAGFAISSPMDFNSIIEISKNVNKPIICSLARAVEKDILAAADSLKYAKRKRIHTGIGVSDMHIQNKLRTTRENIIDIAVKSVKLARNYVDDVQFYAEDSGRADLDFLASVCDAVIRAGATVINLPDTNGYATPEEYGNMIKFLINNVSNIDKVTLSAHSHNDLGLATANSYSAILNGARQVECTINGLGERAGNSALEEIVMLLKVRESNKYITKINTKKIFETSMLVSKLMKSPIQSNKAIVGRNAFAHSSGIHQDGIIKDRNNYEIIDPELVGAPLTSLILSARSGKAALNYKLEALGFSLSKEELALKYDSFLKIADNKSTVNENDLLKLMNNKHNVDSSIKIVSVNYSRDEKSDFCESTIVLQLFGKEESATAKGNGPVDASIQSINKILKKDILIEHFLIQGITNGASDTCLVSMTIKVNNGDSCLIYNGDSSSTDIVLASVNAYINALNKI, encoded by the coding sequence ATGACAGATAGAATTTATATTTTTGATACAACTCTTAGAGATGCAGAACAGACTCCTGGTTGTCAATTAAGTAGTAATGAAAAAGTGTTAGTTGCAGAACAATTGGAGATGTTAGGAGTTGATATTATAGAAGCAGGATTTGCAATATCTAGTCCAATGGATTTTAATTCAATAATAGAAATTTCAAAAAATGTTAATAAACCTATTATATGTTCATTAGCGAGAGCTGTAGAAAAAGATATTTTAGCAGCAGCGGATTCTCTTAAATACGCTAAGAGAAAGAGAATTCATACAGGAATAGGGGTTTCAGATATGCATATTCAGAATAAGTTAAGAACAACTAGAGAAAATATCATAGATATCGCTGTTAAATCGGTAAAGTTAGCAAGAAATTATGTCGACGATGTGCAGTTCTATGCAGAAGATTCAGGTCGCGCAGATTTAGATTTTTTAGCATCAGTTTGTGATGCAGTTATTAGGGCAGGAGCAACAGTTATAAATCTTCCAGACACAAATGGATATGCAACTCCAGAAGAATATGGAAATATGATTAAATTTTTAATTAATAATGTTTCTAATATTGATAAGGTAACATTATCTGCGCATAGTCATAATGATTTAGGCTTAGCAACAGCAAATTCTTACAGTGCAATACTTAATGGAGCTAGACAAGTTGAATGTACAATAAATGGTCTTGGTGAGAGGGCAGGTAATTCCGCTTTAGAAGAGATCGTAATGTTATTAAAGGTTAGAGAATCAAATAAGTATATAACAAAAATAAATACTAAGAAAATATTTGAAACAAGCATGCTTGTTTCAAAATTAATGAAAAGTCCTATTCAATCAAACAAAGCAATCGTAGGAAGAAATGCTTTTGCGCATTCAAGTGGAATTCATCAAGATGGGATTATAAAGGATAGGAATAATTACGAAATAATTGATCCTGAGTTAGTTGGCGCTCCTTTGACTTCGCTTATTTTGAGCGCACGAAGTGGTAAAGCGGCATTAAATTATAAGTTAGAAGCGCTGGGGTTTAGTTTAAGTAAAGAGGAACTAGCTTTAAAATATGATTCTTTTTTAAAAATTGCTGACAACAAATCTACCGTTAATGAAAATGACTTATTAAAATTGATGAATAATAAGCATAATGTAGATAGTTCGATTAAAATAGTGTCAGTAAATTATAGTAGAGACGAAAAGTCTGATTTTTGTGAATCAACAATTGTTTTGCAATTGTTTGGTAAGGAAGAGTCTGCTACCGCTAAGGGGAATGGCCCAGTGGATGCATCAATTCAAAGTATTAACAAAATATTAAAAAAAGACATTTTGATTGAGCATTTCTTAATACAAGGAATTACAAATGGGGCATCTGATACCTGCTTGGTAAGTATGACGATTAAAGTTAATAATGGAGATTCATGTTTAATTTACAATGGAGACTCTTCTAGTACAGATATCGTTCTTGCGTCCGTGAATGCTTATATTAATGCCTTAAATAAGATTTAA